CGCCACCGCCTCCGCCGCGCCCACCAACTCGGCGAAGGCCCGCTCGAACTCCGGCACCAGCGGGCCCGTGGTGAGCCAGTCCGAGCGGAGTGCCCGCACCACCGCTTCCACGTCCTCGTCGTCGAGCCACTGCCGCCCGTACGGCAGCACCTCCGTGCGGACGGGCGCGCCGCCCTCCGTCGCGAGCCTACTCGACACCTACGAGCGCCTCGCCCAGCCCGATCATCTCGCGCAGCTGCGCCTCGGTGAGCCACTGCGTGTTGTTCTCGCTGCTGTAGCGGAACCCCTCGGGGCAGTGCGTTCCGCCGTTCCGCCGGGCGAAGCTGATCGGGTCCCACTGCTCGAAAGGGGGGAGGATGGCGAAGTAGTCCTCGTATTCCAGCGTGTGCCGGGCATCGTCCTCCGCCACCATCACCTCGTGCAGCTTCTCGCCCGGGCGGATCCCGACGACCTTGGTCTCGCATTCCGGGGCGACCGCACGCGCCAGGTCCATGATGCTCATGCTGGGGATCTTGGGGACGAAGATCTCACCGCCCTGCATCCGCTCCAGGCTGCGCAGCACGAACTCCACCCCCTGCTCCAGGGTGATCCAGAACCGCGTCATGCGCTCGTCCGTGACGGGGAGCACCCCCGTCTCGCGCATCTTCATGAAGAACGGGACCACGCTCCCCCGGCTCCCCACCACGTTGCCGTAGCGCACCACGCTGAAGCGGGTGCCGTGCGGGCCGGAGTAGTTGTTCGCCGCGGTGAACAGCTTGTCCGAGCAGAGCTTGGTGGCCCCGTAAAGGTTCACGGGGTTGCAGGCCTTGTCGGTGCTGAGCGCCACGACCTGCTTCACGTCGCGGTCGATGGCCGCATCGATGATGTTGGCGGCGCCCAGAACGTTGGTCTTCACCGCCTCCAGCGGGTTGTACTCGCACGCCGGCACCTGCTTGAGCGCCGCGGCGTGGATCACCACGTCCACCCCGTCGAAGGCGCGGTACAGGCGCTCACGATCGCGAACGTCCCCGATGAAGTAGCGGATGTTGTCGTAGATCCGCTCCGGGAACCGCTGGCGCATCTCGAACTGCTTCAGCTCGTCGCGGCTGAAGACGATCAGCTTCTTCGGCTCGTATCGCTGCAGCACGGTCTCGATGAACCGGTGCCCGAAGGATCCGGTACCGCCGGTCACGAGGACGACCTTGTTGTCCAGCATTTCGCTCCTAAAGACGCGTCGGGGAGCCGACCACCGGCCTGCGTTCGATCGGCACCAGAGTGAGTTTCAAGCCTACCGTCCGGGACCCGGCTCAGGCGGTCCGGGCCAGCCCCTCCCGCGGCGCGCGGGAAAAGAAGTCCACGTACCAGGCGAGCGCCTCCCGCAAGCCGTCGTGGACCCGGTGCGTCGGCCGGTAGCCGAGCAGCGACCGGATCTTCGAGACGTCGGCCAGCGAGTGCCGGATGTCCGCGACCCGGAAGTCGCCGTAGGCGGGTTCTGCGCAGGCAAGCTCCGGCCGCTCCCTGGCCAGCTCGTCGCGGATCAGGGCAAACAGCTCGTTCAACGTGGTCCGCTCGCCGCAGGCCACGTTGTAGACCTGGTCGGTCGCCCCGGAATCCTCGGTGGTCGCTGCCAGGAGGTTGGCCTGGAGGACGTTGTCCACGTAGCAGAAGTCGCGGCTGGTCTCGCCGTCGCCGTTGATGCGGCACTCCCGCCCGGTCATCAGGTTCCTCACCCAGTGGGGGATGACCGCAGCGTAGGCGCCGTTGGGGTCCTGCCGCCTGCCGAAGACGTTGAAGTAGCGCAGCCCGATAGTCTCCAGGCCGTACGCGCGCTCGAAGACGCCGGCGTAGAGCTCGTTCACGTACTTGCTGACCGCGTACGGCGAGAGCGGCCGGCCGATGACGTCCTCCACCTTGGGGAGGCCGGGGTGGTCGCCGTACGTGGAGCTGGACGCGGCGTACACGAACCGCCGGACCCCCGCGTCCCGCGCCGCCAGGATGACGTTCAGGAACCCTTCGACGTTGACCTGGTTGGTTGCGATGGGGTCGGCGAGCGACCGCGGGACGGAGCCGAGGGCGGCCTGGTGGAGCACCACGTCCACCCCCTCGCAGGCCACGCGGCAGATGCGCTGGTCGCGGATGTCGCCCTCCAGGAAGCGGAGCCGCCGAGCGCCCTCTCCCGCCCCGGCGAGCACCTCCTCCAGGTTGCGGCGGTGCCCGGTGGCGAAGTTGTCGAGCCCCACCACCGTCTGGCCCAGCTCGAGGAGGGTCTCCACCAGGGCTGAGCCGATGAACCCGGCGGCGCCGGTCACCAGCCAGGTGCGGGGGCTCCCCCGCAGCTCCTCCCGGACCCGCTCGAAGCGTCCCGCCTCCGGCGGCGGCGAACCGCCTCCCGGATGCACTGCCGCCCCGCTCATTTGCCCACCGCCGCGGGCGCGCGGGAGCGGCCGTTGCGCGGCCGGTAGATCCCGCCCCGGAACTCCTCCCACGCGGCGAAGAAAACCGCGTTCTGGGGATGGTCGCGCGAGCTGCGCAGGTAATCCCGGAGGAAGGCGGCAAGAACCCCCAGCGCGAGCCCCAGCACCGCAGCGAAGACGAGCCGGAAGACCAGCCCGGCGCCGGCCGGGGACCTCGGCACCAGCGCCGGGTCGATCACCGTGACCACGGGCAGGTTGTTGTTGGCGTCGATCTGCGCCTCCGAGAAGGCGGCCAGGAGCGACACGTACACCTGCTCGTCCTTGGTGTAGTCGCGCATGATCCGGGTCGCGTCGCGCCTCAGCTCCGCCGACCCGCCCAGGGGGACGAAGACCTGGCCCCGGGCCCCACCTTCCGCGGTGAGGCGGCGCAGCTGCCCCCGGAGATCGCTGAGCGCCCCCTGGGCCGCCTGCAGCTCCGGGTTGTCCGGGGTGGCGATGCGCCGTAGCTGGCCGACCCTGACCTCCTGCCGGAAGATCTCCTGCTGCAGGGCGGCCGCGGCCTCCACCGTCTTCTCCGCCTGCTCCTTGATGGCCGGCGCGTTCTCGCGCCGCTGGAACTGGAGCAGCCTGTCCTCCGACTGGTCCAGCCGCTGCCGCGCTTCCGCCAGCTGCCGTTCCAGGAAGCGCTGCTTCTGTACCGCGGACGCCGCCGTCACGCGCGCGGCGGTGGCGTTGATCGCGACCGGGTACTCGTTCGCGATGCTCGCGGCCAGGCGCGGGTCGCCCGCCGTGACCTGGACGATGATGGAGCCGTCCGGCGCGCTCTCCACGTCCGTGCCCTTGTCCAGGATCCGGCGGACCGTGGCCTCTCCCTCGATGCCGCCCCCCGCCTGCGCCTTGACGCGCTCGGCAATCAGGTCCTGGACCGAGCGCCCCTTGTGGAGGATCGTCTCGATCAGCTTCTGGTTGGGGCTGCCCCCCAGCGACAGCGCCGGAATGGGGATCCCGAGCTGCTTGGCGACCATCGCGCCGGCGCCACCCCCCTGGGTGCGGTCCTGCGCCAGGAAGAGCACGGTCTTGGCCGCGTAGCGCTTGGGCTGGAGGAAGAAGGCCGCCGTGGCGACTGCCACCACAAGCAGCATGGTTGCGACCACGGTCTTCCACTGGCGCAGGAGGACGGCGACCAGCCCCAGAATGTGGACGCCCTCCAGGGGCTCGGACCCCGCTTCACGGTCACGCATGGCGATCACTCTATTGCGTCTTGGGCTGCCGGTTCGCCGCGTCTACGGATTGTCGTCGGGGAACAGCGCCCGGAATGTGAACACCAGGCCCACCACCGTGGTGATGGCGGCGCTGGTCGTCTGCAGTGCCGCCAGCCAGTTGCGGCGCTCGCTGAACGGCACGACGACCATGTCGCCCGGGTGGATCGTGGTCGCTTCCCGGGCGGTCAGGCGGGTTCCCCAGCTCCCCCGCAGCACGATGATGTCGTTCCGGTCGGCCCGGCGGCCGAACCCGCCCGCCAGCCGGATGTAGTAGCGCGCGTCCTGGGCGGCCGCGTGCTGCACCACCCCCGGCTGGAGCACCGCCCCGAGCACCACCACCTCGTTGCGGCGGCGCGGGACGGCGAGGGTGTCCCCGTCCTGGAGCGTCTGGTTGTACGCGTCGGCCCCTTCGACGAAGAGCCGCGGGAAATCGATCACCACCCGGCTCTCGTCGCCCTGGGTGCGGATCTGCAGGATCTGCTGCTCGGTACGGTTCAGCAGCTCCGGCGGCACCCGCGCAAGGTCGATCCTGGCGTCGCCCTGCGAGCGCGACCTCCGCAGGGTCGCCTCCAGGAGCGAGGCTTCCGGGGTGAAGCCGCCCGCCATGTCCACCAGCTCCCGCACTGTCGTGACCCCGGGGACCACCGGGTACACCCCGGGACGCATCACCTGCCCGAGCACGGTCGCGGTCTTCTGCTCCATGTAATTCGCCCGCCACGCGACGTACACCGCGTCGAACGGACGGAGCAGGAACCGCTGCCCCTGCTCGCCGAGCACCTCCGCACGCGAGAAGGTGTGGAACTCCCTCCGCTCGGCGTCCAGGAAGCGGGTGACCCGGATGCTGTCCGCCGAGCTCGAGGGGAAGTCCCCGCCGCCGGTCGCGATCCGCACCAGCTCGGCGAGCGATTCGCCGGCCCGATACTCGTACACCCCGGGGAACGGGACCCGGCCGCGGACCTCGACCGTCTGATCGACGGTCGGAACCAGCAGTGCGTCACCCTCACGCAGGGTGGGATTGGCGCGGAGGTCGCCCATCTGGCGGAAGCGCAGCAGATCGATCAGGACGGTGTCGCCCGAGGCGCGCCGCAGCAGGACGTTGCGGCGGGGGACCCGGTGCACTCCTTCCTCGGGGACCACCTCGCTCACGCGCGTCGCCGAGGTGGCGACCCGCACCCCGGGCTGGGGCACGTCCCCCACGACGAAAACCTTGAACGTGCGCACCTGCGCCAGCGTCACGTTGACGCTCACGTCCCGGTAGAATCGCGAGACCAGGCCGCGGACCTGTGCCTCGGCCTGGTTGAGGTTCTGGCCAAGTACGCGCACCATCCCGAGCCCGGGGACGACCACCGTCCCCTCCGGGGTGACCGGGACCGTGTGGATGCGGTTCACCGCCCCCACCAGCGAGATGCCGAGCACGTCCCCCGGCCCCAGAGGATAGTCCATGCGGCTCACCGGCGCGTCGAGGATCGACGGCGTCACGGGAGTGTCGGAGTACTGCCCCTGCACCTGGCCGTTCGGGAACGCACGCCGCCACTGGGCGGACAGGGTGTCGACACCCGGCGGGGTTCCCTGCTGCGCCGGGGCCGCCCCGACCGATGCGAAGCACAGAAACAAGAAAGCCACCGCGCCGGACCGGACCGGCCCGCGCAGCTTGCCGCTAAACCACATGTTCGGCACGTCCGTAGAGACCAGGGTTCGAGCGATCGAGACGGGGGAATGCA
This portion of the Longimicrobiaceae bacterium genome encodes:
- the pseB gene encoding UDP-N-acetylglucosamine 4,6-dehydratase (inverting); protein product: MLDNKVVLVTGGTGSFGHRFIETVLQRYEPKKLIVFSRDELKQFEMRQRFPERIYDNIRYFIGDVRDRERLYRAFDGVDVVIHAAALKQVPACEYNPLEAVKTNVLGAANIIDAAIDRDVKQVVALSTDKACNPVNLYGATKLCSDKLFTAANNYSGPHGTRFSVVRYGNVVGSRGSVVPFFMKMRETGVLPVTDERMTRFWITLEQGVEFVLRSLERMQGGEIFVPKIPSMSIMDLARAVAPECETKVVGIRPGEKLHEVMVAEDDARHTLEYEDYFAILPPFEQWDPISFARRNGGTHCPEGFRYSSENNTQWLTEAQLREMIGLGEALVGVE
- a CDS encoding SDR family oxidoreductase; the encoded protein is MSGAAVHPGGGSPPPEAGRFERVREELRGSPRTWLVTGAAGFIGSALVETLLELGQTVVGLDNFATGHRRNLEEVLAGAGEGARRLRFLEGDIRDQRICRVACEGVDVVLHQAALGSVPRSLADPIATNQVNVEGFLNVILAARDAGVRRFVYAASSSTYGDHPGLPKVEDVIGRPLSPYAVSKYVNELYAGVFERAYGLETIGLRYFNVFGRRQDPNGAYAAVIPHWVRNLMTGRECRINGDGETSRDFCYVDNVLQANLLAATTEDSGATDQVYNVACGERTTLNELFALIRDELARERPELACAEPAYGDFRVADIRHSLADVSKIRSLLGYRPTHRVHDGLREALAWYVDFFSRAPREGLARTA
- a CDS encoding GNVR domain-containing protein, with the translated sequence MRDREAGSEPLEGVHILGLVAVLLRQWKTVVATMLLVVAVATAAFFLQPKRYAAKTVLFLAQDRTQGGGAGAMVAKQLGIPIPALSLGGSPNQKLIETILHKGRSVQDLIAERVKAQAGGGIEGEATVRRILDKGTDVESAPDGSIIVQVTAGDPRLAASIANEYPVAINATAARVTAASAVQKQRFLERQLAEARQRLDQSEDRLLQFQRRENAPAIKEQAEKTVEAAAALQQEIFRQEVRVGQLRRIATPDNPELQAAQGALSDLRGQLRRLTAEGGARGQVFVPLGGSAELRRDATRIMRDYTKDEQVYVSLLAAFSEAQIDANNNLPVVTVIDPALVPRSPAGAGLVFRLVFAAVLGLALGVLAAFLRDYLRSSRDHPQNAVFFAAWEEFRGGIYRPRNGRSRAPAAVGK
- a CDS encoding SLBB domain-containing protein; translation: MTPSILDAPVSRMDYPLGPGDVLGISLVGAVNRIHTVPVTPEGTVVVPGLGMVRVLGQNLNQAEAQVRGLVSRFYRDVSVNVTLAQVRTFKVFVVGDVPQPGVRVATSATRVSEVVPEEGVHRVPRRNVLLRRASGDTVLIDLLRFRQMGDLRANPTLREGDALLVPTVDQTVEVRGRVPFPGVYEYRAGESLAELVRIATGGGDFPSSSADSIRVTRFLDAERREFHTFSRAEVLGEQGQRFLLRPFDAVYVAWRANYMEQKTATVLGQVMRPGVYPVVPGVTTVRELVDMAGGFTPEASLLEATLRRSRSQGDARIDLARVPPELLNRTEQQILQIRTQGDESRVVIDFPRLFVEGADAYNQTLQDGDTLAVPRRRNEVVVLGAVLQPGVVQHAAAQDARYYIRLAGGFGRRADRNDIIVLRGSWGTRLTAREATTIHPGDMVVVPFSERRNWLAALQTTSAAITTVVGLVFTFRALFPDDNP